The following are from one region of the Microbispora sp. ZYX-F-249 genome:
- a CDS encoding GIY-YIG nuclease family protein — translation MAPEEALLNPVRLYKAEEIRSRDCPIPAAAGVYAWYFTSPPPNVPLEGCHERDGAVLLYVGISPKAPPMNGRAPSRQTIRSRVRYHYRGNAEGSTLRLTLGCLLADELGIGLRRVGSGKRMHFGYEGEAQLTDWMGLHAQVVWTVADSPWRLEEELIQSLVLPLNLDQNLHSPFHQKLSTLRAEQRALARSLPIERG, via the coding sequence GTGGCACCGGAGGAAGCTCTGCTCAATCCCGTCCGGCTCTACAAGGCCGAGGAGATCCGCTCACGGGACTGCCCTATACCGGCGGCCGCTGGTGTCTATGCCTGGTACTTCACGTCGCCACCACCTAATGTGCCGCTTGAAGGCTGCCATGAGCGGGACGGTGCAGTGCTCCTCTACGTTGGCATTTCGCCGAAGGCGCCGCCTATGAACGGACGTGCTCCGAGCCGGCAGACCATCCGAAGCAGGGTCCGCTACCACTATCGCGGCAACGCGGAAGGTTCAACCCTCCGCCTCACCCTCGGCTGTCTTCTCGCGGATGAACTAGGGATCGGCCTGCGCCGGGTGGGCAGCGGCAAGCGCATGCACTTCGGCTACGAGGGGGAGGCCCAGCTCACCGACTGGATGGGTCTGCATGCCCAGGTCGTGTGGACCGTCGCCGATAGTCCCTGGAGGCTTGAAGAGGAGCTGATCCAATCGTTGGTGCTGCCACTCAATCTCGACCAGAACCTACATAGCCCCTTTCATCAGAAGCTCTCCACGCTTCGTGCCGAACAACGGGCACTCGCCCGGTCGCTACCGATAGAACGAGGGTGA
- a CDS encoding SCO4402 family protein, translating into MNEHASAARRVQWPEQREDVLNALQALSDRDYQEQHWRSGHGWPDLTAAVHWLIDDTFIDQAGARALIPQLFRDEQEADRVQLVVDALLRVLDDLGPTAPDHAYLDHPAWISVLHAANAALQVLSPDKENS; encoded by the coding sequence GTGAACGAACACGCCTCCGCGGCACGGCGGGTTCAGTGGCCAGAGCAACGTGAAGACGTTCTGAACGCGTTACAAGCCCTCAGCGACCGCGACTATCAAGAGCAACACTGGCGATCAGGACACGGGTGGCCAGACCTCACCGCCGCCGTTCACTGGCTAATCGACGACACTTTCATCGACCAAGCCGGCGCACGAGCACTGATCCCCCAACTCTTCCGGGATGAGCAAGAAGCCGACCGCGTGCAACTCGTGGTTGACGCCCTCCTTCGCGTTCTCGATGACCTTGGCCCCACCGCCCCGGACCACGCCTACCTCGACCATCCCGCATGGATCAGCGTCCTTCACGCGGCCAATGCGGCCCTCCAGGTTCTGTCGCCGGACAAGGAGAACTCGTAA
- a CDS encoding DUF3732 domain-containing protein has protein sequence MEYCLGRDTMRVPVGPITDTVAWYGTLWQLDKGQAFIARPAPAVGKASTQQAMLEFGMGPALPDFQDLVVNTDSATLREQLGRRIGIEENLSDPGTRSLRAPLEANLGHAALLCLQTQNEIASANAIFHRQGERGIEDALRDTIPYFLGAVPHDQALKRARLRDARRALQRGEATLRAAQLASATIDTELRALLAEARAVNLVPDEDITDHAQLIRVLQAARVPAPRERQASEVLQEQDRRVALERERDALQRALRRVMSERALLLDQRDGLGGYEESLELQISRLSSLDLIDPPLANGDDSDGIANQEHRCPACGQNMREPDPTAMTMRASLERLREELGSISQARPAQRAALERLDNEASSLREQLSSIEAALNALLAADRVGQESGGDSRDFIRGRIDATLARLSSAGDVELARLQEEVATYAAMVQALEAELDDNEDREQLTSRLLSVGRDMTSYAKRLGLEHSGEVVRLDLARLTVVTDTERGPVPLFRIGSAANWIGYHLVTHLALHRHFVRQTRPVPRFLMLDQPTQAYYPSEVARRTGIAESDADREAVRRMFELIRDVVHELAPALQVIVCDHANLPEQWFQDSITHNWRDGRKLVPEEWLSSR, from the coding sequence GTGGAGTACTGCCTGGGGCGCGACACCATGCGCGTTCCAGTCGGTCCCATCACCGACACGGTCGCCTGGTACGGAACGCTCTGGCAGCTAGACAAGGGCCAGGCTTTCATCGCGAGGCCGGCGCCTGCAGTAGGTAAGGCGTCCACCCAACAGGCCATGCTCGAGTTCGGCATGGGACCCGCCCTTCCTGATTTTCAGGATCTTGTGGTGAACACTGACTCAGCTACATTGCGGGAGCAACTCGGTCGGCGTATCGGTATCGAGGAGAACCTCTCAGACCCTGGAACACGCTCGCTGCGCGCACCGTTAGAGGCAAACCTCGGTCATGCAGCTCTGCTGTGTCTACAGACTCAGAATGAGATTGCAAGTGCGAACGCAATCTTCCACAGACAGGGTGAGCGAGGCATCGAAGATGCCCTAAGAGACACCATCCCGTACTTCCTTGGAGCGGTCCCGCATGACCAGGCGCTCAAACGAGCGAGGCTGCGTGACGCTCGACGCGCCCTACAAAGGGGAGAGGCCACGCTGCGGGCGGCCCAACTAGCATCGGCGACGATTGATACGGAATTACGTGCTCTACTAGCCGAAGCCCGAGCTGTCAACCTGGTGCCCGATGAGGACATCACGGATCATGCCCAATTGATTCGGGTACTTCAGGCCGCTCGAGTTCCGGCACCTCGCGAACGGCAGGCCTCTGAAGTGCTCCAGGAGCAGGATCGAAGAGTCGCTCTGGAGCGTGAGCGGGACGCGCTGCAACGCGCCCTGCGACGGGTGATGTCTGAACGTGCACTCCTACTTGACCAACGTGACGGCCTCGGCGGCTATGAAGAGTCATTGGAGCTTCAAATTAGCCGGCTGAGTAGCCTCGACTTGATCGATCCACCGCTGGCCAATGGAGACGATAGCGACGGCATCGCGAATCAGGAGCACCGCTGTCCGGCCTGCGGGCAGAACATGCGCGAGCCAGATCCGACAGCAATGACAATGCGAGCCAGCCTAGAACGCCTACGTGAGGAGTTAGGCAGTATCTCCCAGGCACGGCCCGCTCAGCGGGCGGCTCTGGAGCGTTTGGACAATGAAGCCTCATCCCTCAGAGAGCAGCTCAGTAGTATCGAAGCAGCGTTGAATGCTTTGCTGGCCGCGGATCGAGTGGGCCAGGAGAGCGGTGGCGACTCACGCGACTTCATCCGCGGGCGCATTGATGCTACCCTCGCACGTCTTTCATCCGCGGGAGACGTTGAGCTAGCGCGTCTTCAAGAAGAAGTCGCCACTTACGCAGCGATGGTTCAAGCGCTTGAGGCAGAATTGGACGACAATGAGGATCGCGAGCAGTTAACCTCCCGCTTACTGTCGGTCGGCCGCGACATGACGTCTTACGCGAAAAGGCTAGGGCTAGAACACAGCGGCGAGGTCGTTCGACTCGACCTTGCACGGCTTACAGTAGTTACCGATACAGAACGCGGTCCCGTTCCCCTATTCCGTATCGGCAGCGCGGCTAATTGGATCGGATACCATTTAGTCACACATCTAGCGCTGCACCGTCATTTCGTCCGGCAGACACGGCCCGTACCTCGCTTCTTGATGCTTGACCAGCCAACTCAAGCCTATTACCCATCTGAAGTGGCTCGCCGCACGGGTATCGCGGAGTCAGATGCGGATAGGGAGGCCGTCCGTCGCATGTTCGAGCTGATCCGGGATGTCGTACACGAGCTTGCTCCAGCTCTTCAAGTGATTGTTTGCGATCACGCAAATCTGCCAGAGCAGTGGTTCCAGGATTCGATCACTCACAATTGGCGCGATGGGCGCAAACTAGTTCCGGAGGAGTGGCTATCCTCTCGCTAA
- a CDS encoding SWIM zinc finger family protein, producing the protein MTSATQAYTYAAPSSLVDGRLGLATSGGRALSGPAVAPRFFSGVVTQAAPAAAALLGVADVALARYHQPQARPGWVRDPVVTCNGDRLRFESFSACGGVYARLDLLNGALDGEVFDRGTTNVDVNAPLREALARIGARDPLHLGVGLDELVVTTMDGAVVEKKVPLPERWLRGFAEVQVIASGMDQRGELTGMAAVRFLRGLPKKGTVWVSQAGRELKVSDRQVPGSVRLAGPNRLGTLLPLLRFAKSLRVYGPADAASSAWELELPGMRYTLTLSPERWRGFSGEGAVLDDLATDEAENDADVVGMLLNFEPEVEIGLLADRAGIPADRVRAALTQLGVAGRVGYDLAEAAHFHRELPYDKDNVILLNPRLAKARKLVDAGAVHLEGESATVHTSGGARRVSLADGSCTCEWWWDHRGSRGPCKHVLAARIVASAAVEVSR; encoded by the coding sequence ATGACTTCAGCGACGCAGGCGTACACGTACGCCGCGCCTTCCTCCCTTGTCGACGGTCGTCTCGGATTGGCGACCTCCGGCGGGCGGGCCCTGTCCGGTCCGGCCGTGGCCCCCCGGTTCTTCAGCGGCGTGGTGACCCAGGCGGCCCCCGCCGCGGCGGCCCTGCTCGGCGTGGCCGATGTGGCGCTGGCCCGCTATCACCAGCCGCAGGCGCGGCCCGGCTGGGTGCGCGACCCGGTGGTGACATGCAACGGAGACCGGCTGCGGTTCGAGTCGTTCTCGGCCTGCGGCGGCGTGTACGCCCGGCTTGATCTGCTGAACGGCGCGCTCGACGGCGAGGTGTTCGACCGGGGCACGACCAACGTCGACGTCAACGCACCGCTCCGGGAGGCGCTGGCGCGCATCGGCGCGCGTGACCCGTTGCACCTGGGGGTGGGCCTCGACGAGCTGGTCGTGACCACGATGGACGGCGCGGTGGTGGAGAAGAAGGTGCCGCTGCCCGAGCGGTGGCTACGCGGCTTCGCCGAGGTGCAGGTCATCGCCTCGGGCATGGACCAGCGCGGTGAGCTGACCGGAATGGCGGCGGTGCGGTTCCTGCGCGGGCTGCCCAAGAAGGGCACGGTGTGGGTGTCACAGGCGGGGCGTGAGCTGAAGGTCTCCGACCGTCAGGTTCCGGGCTCGGTCCGGCTCGCCGGCCCCAACCGGCTCGGCACCCTCCTGCCGTTGCTGCGCTTCGCGAAGTCCCTCCGCGTCTACGGGCCGGCCGACGCCGCCTCCAGCGCCTGGGAGCTGGAGCTGCCGGGCATGCGCTACACGCTCACCCTCTCGCCCGAGCGCTGGCGCGGCTTCTCCGGGGAGGGCGCGGTCCTCGACGACCTGGCCACCGACGAGGCCGAGAACGACGCCGACGTGGTGGGCATGCTCCTCAACTTCGAGCCCGAGGTCGAGATCGGCCTGCTGGCCGACCGCGCGGGCATCCCCGCCGACCGGGTGCGGGCCGCGCTGACGCAGCTGGGCGTCGCCGGCCGGGTCGGCTACGACCTGGCGGAGGCCGCCCACTTCCACCGTGAGCTGCCCTATGACAAGGACAACGTGATCCTGCTCAACCCCCGGCTGGCCAAGGCGCGCAAGCTCGTCGACGCGGGCGCGGTGCACCTCGAAGGCGAGTCGGCCACCGTCCACACCTCGGGCGGCGCGCGCCGGGTCTCGCTGGCCGACGGCTCCTGCACCTGTGAATGGTGGTGGGACCATCGCGGCTCCCGTGGCCCGTGCAAACACGTGCTGGCCGCCCGGATCGTCGCCAGCGCCGCCGTGGAGGTCTCCCGATGA
- a CDS encoding CPCC family cysteine-rich protein, producing MLSDYLITRWTSGGVISARERRERTPEEVQRGIEVFEEYVEVATNRSVHAPEGSGPHACPCCGYLTLDSRGWYQICPVCFWEDDGQDDHDADDIRRGGPNYGLSLTQARLNFRQIGACRERVLPYVRPPQCAELPAGTDPAPPGREPD from the coding sequence TTGCTCTCGGATTACCTCATCACTCGATGGACCTCAGGAGGGGTCATTTCTGCTCGTGAACGACGTGAACGAACACCCGAGGAAGTCCAGCGGGGAATTGAGGTGTTCGAGGAGTACGTCGAAGTCGCCACCAACCGCTCGGTACACGCGCCGGAGGGAAGCGGTCCTCACGCCTGTCCCTGCTGCGGATACCTGACCCTCGATTCGCGCGGCTGGTACCAGATCTGCCCCGTGTGCTTCTGGGAGGACGACGGGCAGGACGACCACGATGCCGACGACATCCGGCGCGGCGGCCCCAACTACGGACTGAGCCTCACCCAGGCCCGGCTCAACTTCCGGCAGATCGGCGCCTGCAGAGAGCGTGTCCTCCCCTATGTACGTCCCCCACAGTGCGCGGAACTCCCCGCCGGCACAGACCCAGCGCCGCCTGGCCGCGAACCGGACTGA
- a CDS encoding SDR family oxidoreductase, protein MKITVVGGTGLIGSKLVTTLRRQGHEAVAASPNTGVNTLTGEGLAEVLAGAQVVVDVSNSPSFERAAVLEFFETSTRNLLAAEAAAGVGHHVAVSIVGTERMPDNGYFAAKIAQEQLIEKSGVPFSLVHSTQFFEFARGIADEATVDGMVHIAPVLFQPIAGDDVAEAVGRTAVGSPLNGRVEIAGPEQFRMDEFFRQALAAWGDPREVVTDQHARYFGSELSERSLVPVDDGAALGAIRYHDWLDRAATGE, encoded by the coding sequence ATGAAGATCACGGTAGTCGGCGGAACCGGCCTGATCGGGTCGAAGCTCGTGACCACGCTGCGCAGGCAGGGGCACGAGGCGGTGGCGGCGTCGCCGAACACCGGCGTCAACACACTGACCGGCGAGGGACTGGCCGAGGTGCTGGCGGGTGCGCAGGTGGTGGTCGACGTCTCGAACTCGCCGTCGTTCGAGCGGGCCGCGGTGCTGGAGTTCTTCGAGACCTCCACGCGCAACCTGCTCGCGGCCGAGGCGGCGGCGGGCGTGGGTCACCACGTCGCGGTGTCGATCGTGGGAACCGAGCGGATGCCGGACAACGGCTACTTCGCGGCGAAGATCGCGCAGGAGCAGCTGATCGAGAAATCGGGAGTCCCGTTCTCGCTCGTGCACTCGACCCAGTTCTTCGAGTTCGCCCGTGGCATCGCCGACGAGGCCACTGTGGACGGCATGGTGCACATCGCGCCCGTGCTCTTCCAGCCCATCGCGGGCGACGACGTCGCCGAGGCGGTCGGCCGGACCGCGGTGGGGTCGCCTCTGAACGGCAGGGTCGAGATCGCCGGCCCCGAGCAGTTCCGGATGGACGAGTTCTTCCGTCAGGCGCTGGCCGCCTGGGGCGACCCCCGCGAGGTGGTCACCGACCAGCACGCGCGCTACTTCGGCAGCGAGCTGAGCGAGCGGTCGCTGGTGCCCGTCGACGACGGCGCCGCGCTCGGCGCGATCCGCTACCACGACTGGCTCGACCGCGCCGCCACCGGCGAATAG
- a CDS encoding three component ABC system middle component: MTLWTERSPVAAALLNPALLGVVTAAAASEYRRASDKEMPWALAFLIAPLVLHRETREALPRDTRSHLATWVTNNPVLRSGFPQRARSLVEPVREGLRFGLANGFLSVTQGGGLLGALSSSARPQRGSDLAAVVRSAGFVGKWLTKIDQPSTAFALLGVAP, encoded by the coding sequence ATGACTCTCTGGACAGAACGTTCCCCCGTGGCGGCTGCCCTGTTGAACCCTGCACTGCTAGGCGTGGTGACCGCAGCTGCCGCCAGCGAGTATCGTCGAGCCTCAGATAAGGAGATGCCCTGGGCGCTCGCGTTCCTGATCGCCCCACTAGTGTTGCACCGTGAGACACGCGAGGCTTTACCCAGAGACACTCGCTCTCACCTTGCAACTTGGGTTACGAATAACCCTGTACTTCGCTCCGGCTTTCCTCAACGGGCTCGATCTCTCGTAGAGCCGGTGCGTGAGGGGCTGCGGTTTGGGCTGGCCAACGGCTTCTTGTCAGTTACCCAAGGCGGAGGATTACTCGGCGCACTCTCATCCTCTGCACGACCACAGCGAGGCAGCGACCTTGCGGCAGTTGTGCGATCTGCCGGTTTTGTAGGTAAGTGGCTGACGAAGATCGATCAGCCAAGTACTGCATTCGCCCTGCTCGGTGTGGCACCCTGA
- a CDS encoding SMI1/KNR4 family protein translates to MAQDLSPLDRLTALVPPPATPVFGTRDWDEVFADLGLRLPADYVAFLERYGSCDFARWLSIKDDRTLTREQCVLAPEWMEHYRDLREDYPEDFPLAMWPEPGGFFLWGSTIAGDYLGWMTVGTPEEWPVALIIHNYEEQEHLFRETMTEWLVGWASGARFDSSGFAPGAEGHPLVCEPW, encoded by the coding sequence GTGGCTCAGGATCTATCACCCCTCGATCGGCTTACTGCCCTTGTTCCTCCGCCGGCCACGCCGGTGTTTGGCACCCGTGATTGGGATGAAGTTTTCGCTGACCTTGGGCTCCGGCTTCCGGCCGACTATGTCGCGTTCCTAGAGCGCTATGGAAGCTGTGACTTCGCTCGCTGGCTCAGCATCAAGGACGATCGGACGCTGACGCGCGAGCAGTGTGTTCTCGCGCCGGAGTGGATGGAACACTACCGGGACCTCAGGGAGGATTACCCCGAAGACTTCCCCCTGGCGATGTGGCCTGAGCCTGGGGGGTTCTTCCTGTGGGGCTCCACCATAGCTGGCGACTACCTCGGCTGGATGACAGTGGGCACGCCGGAGGAATGGCCTGTGGCGCTCATCATCCACAATTACGAGGAGCAGGAGCACTTGTTCAGGGAGACCATGACTGAATGGCTGGTCGGGTGGGCTTCGGGCGCGCGGTTCGACAGCAGTGGGTTCGCTCCTGGAGCTGAAGGTCACCCCCTGGTATGTGAACCGTGGTAG
- a CDS encoding RICIN domain-containing protein yields MRKRSIISAVLAAAMAPVCAGVVALTTTPASAAVGGSGPYPADYETSASLPNHTIYRPGTLPSEKLPIFVWGNGGCSANGTGQLNFLREIASHGFLVIASGSPNGSGSTTSQMLTQSIDWAVAENSRQGSKYNGRLDTGKIAVGGWSCGGLEAYAVSNDSRVTTTTIFSSGLLNDSDDYQLRRLTKPIAYFIGGPSDIAYPNAMDDWGKLPAGLPAFMGNLNVGHGGTYDQTNGGEFGRVAVLYLKWRLKGDTTAGANFVGPNCGLCNTQWQVQQKNLTLDGGTSSPSPGVTPSPTVTPTSGGGSGPIRGTASGRCLDVPGASTSDGTQVQLWDCNGQTNQTWASTSAGEIRVYGNKCLDAAGTGNGAKVQIYSCWGGDNQKWRVNSDGSIQGVQSGLCLDATGAGTANGTKIQLYSCHGGTNQKWAWNR; encoded by the coding sequence ATGAGAAAACGCTCGATCATCAGCGCAGTACTGGCGGCCGCGATGGCCCCGGTCTGCGCCGGGGTAGTGGCGCTCACGACCACACCGGCCTCCGCGGCGGTCGGCGGCTCGGGCCCCTACCCCGCTGATTACGAGACCTCGGCCAGCCTGCCCAATCACACCATTTACCGGCCCGGAACCCTTCCGTCCGAGAAGCTCCCCATTTTCGTCTGGGGCAACGGAGGCTGCTCCGCCAACGGGACGGGGCAGCTGAACTTCCTCCGCGAGATCGCGTCGCACGGGTTCCTGGTCATCGCCAGCGGCAGCCCGAACGGCTCCGGTTCGACGACGTCCCAGATGCTCACGCAGTCCATCGATTGGGCGGTCGCGGAGAACAGCCGCCAGGGCAGCAAATACAACGGCAGGCTCGACACCGGCAAGATCGCTGTAGGGGGCTGGTCCTGCGGAGGGCTGGAGGCCTACGCCGTCTCCAACGACTCACGGGTCACCACGACGACCATCTTCAGCAGCGGGTTGCTGAACGACTCCGACGACTACCAGCTCCGCCGGCTGACGAAGCCGATCGCCTACTTCATCGGCGGGCCCAGCGACATCGCCTACCCGAACGCCATGGACGACTGGGGCAAGTTGCCGGCCGGGCTGCCCGCGTTCATGGGCAATCTGAACGTCGGACACGGCGGCACCTACGACCAGACCAACGGCGGCGAGTTCGGCCGCGTGGCGGTGCTGTACCTCAAGTGGCGGCTCAAGGGCGACACGACGGCCGGCGCCAACTTCGTCGGCCCCAACTGCGGCCTGTGCAACACCCAGTGGCAGGTCCAGCAGAAGAACCTCACGCTCGACGGCGGCACCTCGTCCCCCAGCCCGGGGGTGACACCCAGCCCGACCGTGACTCCCACCTCCGGTGGTGGCAGCGGGCCGATCAGGGGGACGGCCTCCGGCCGGTGCCTGGACGTGCCCGGCGCGAGCACCTCGGACGGCACGCAGGTGCAGCTGTGGGACTGCAACGGCCAGACCAACCAGACCTGGGCGTCCACCTCCGCCGGTGAGATCCGGGTGTACGGCAACAAGTGCCTCGACGCGGCCGGCACCGGCAACGGCGCCAAGGTCCAGATCTACTCCTGCTGGGGCGGCGACAACCAGAAGTGGCGCGTCAACTCCGACGGCAGCATCCAGGGCGTCCAGTCCGGGCTGTGCCTGGACGCCACCGGAGCCGGCACCGCCAACGGCACCAAGATCCAGCTCTACTCCTGCCACGGCGGCACCAACCAGAAGTGGGCCTGGAACCGATAG
- a CDS encoding RICIN domain-containing protein, whose translation MRKFLRVLTTLVVTIAGLSLPMIAAQPAQAAASVCSSRYGSYWNHQDKAHWWAAAAAGRAQQHRMPIDLQGPWKDDGVQAHIWDWYGGESQYWCLHRIEFANQSYAFQFRNYYTGKCLGVPELGNYVAVRQYTCTSDGYRQRWVLMGQGLVSTPDGIKTGQALRMDDSNYCLDVRDEQTAAGTPLQLWTCSKTPNQVFY comes from the coding sequence GTGCGCAAGTTCCTCCGCGTACTGACGACGCTCGTCGTCACGATCGCAGGTCTCTCCCTGCCGATGATCGCCGCTCAACCGGCGCAGGCCGCCGCCAGTGTCTGCTCCTCCAGGTACGGTTCCTATTGGAACCACCAGGACAAGGCGCACTGGTGGGCGGCGGCGGCAGCCGGCAGGGCGCAACAACACCGAATGCCCATCGACCTTCAGGGGCCGTGGAAGGACGACGGCGTCCAGGCCCATATCTGGGACTGGTACGGCGGAGAAAGCCAGTACTGGTGCCTGCACAGGATAGAATTCGCCAACCAGTCGTACGCATTCCAGTTCAGAAACTATTACACCGGAAAATGTCTCGGTGTACCCGAGTTGGGTAACTACGTCGCCGTGCGGCAATACACCTGCACCTCCGATGGTTACAGGCAGCGGTGGGTGCTGATGGGCCAAGGCCTCGTGAGCACACCTGACGGGATCAAGACCGGGCAGGCACTCCGTATGGACGATTCGAATTACTGTCTGGACGTCCGGGACGAGCAGACCGCGGCGGGGACGCCGCTTCAACTCTGGACATGCTCGAAAACTCCGAATCAGGTGTTCTACTGA
- a CDS encoding ABC-three component system protein translates to MTAGQHDASTSAIGYLYQVNWCLLELLRKAPNRPDSAISLELYDDVSWEENGTPQELLQTKHHLKSNIGLSDKDADIWKTIQVWMDVANPKDPYGPQLVLVSTSIAKDGSAAFALRKDSRDTAKALQLLEQAAKTSKSESTQKVRERYLTLTEAERRVFVSRITVVDGEVSAQDLDDELAQLLYYTLPLGHEKLFLAQLWHWWAQVSLDMLNRNRRSVSAREARQFIGDLRSQFNDDNLPTMVEIADVDEDTVVPIYDSRPFVHQLRWVACNTTNLRKAIVDYHRAITQTTEWLTEDLIGLHELQRFEDNLRDEWSRAWADMREDLGSDADEATKIEVGKKLLRKLRDSTFITVRERYNDQFFSRGKRHELADRGDIGWHPDFQTRLEALLSKVTTAQA, encoded by the coding sequence ATGACGGCCGGTCAGCACGATGCCTCCACCAGCGCGATCGGCTACCTGTATCAGGTCAATTGGTGCCTCCTCGAATTATTGCGCAAAGCGCCGAATCGTCCCGATAGTGCCATCAGCCTAGAGCTATATGATGACGTCTCCTGGGAAGAGAATGGGACGCCGCAAGAGCTACTCCAGACCAAGCATCACTTAAAGTCAAATATTGGATTGAGTGACAAAGATGCGGACATTTGGAAGACCATACAAGTCTGGATGGATGTCGCCAACCCAAAAGACCCCTACGGACCTCAGCTAGTACTGGTCAGCACTTCGATAGCAAAGGACGGGAGTGCTGCATTCGCCCTCAGGAAAGATAGCCGAGACACGGCAAAAGCACTTCAATTACTGGAGCAAGCCGCCAAAACGTCCAAGTCAGAGTCAACACAGAAAGTTCGAGAGCGATACCTGACGCTAACGGAGGCAGAGCGCCGAGTATTCGTTTCTCGGATAACAGTTGTCGACGGAGAGGTTTCAGCGCAAGACTTAGACGATGAGCTAGCTCAATTGCTGTACTACACACTACCTCTCGGACACGAAAAACTTTTCCTCGCGCAACTTTGGCACTGGTGGGCTCAGGTCTCGCTAGACATGCTCAACCGCAACAGACGGTCAGTGAGCGCTAGGGAGGCCCGCCAATTTATTGGTGACCTTCGCAGCCAATTCAACGACGATAATCTGCCCACCATGGTTGAGATCGCAGACGTAGACGAGGACACCGTAGTCCCTATCTACGATTCTCGCCCATTTGTCCACCAGCTACGATGGGTCGCCTGCAATACCACGAATCTGCGAAAAGCGATCGTGGATTACCATCGAGCGATAACTCAAACCACCGAGTGGCTAACCGAAGACCTAATCGGATTACACGAACTGCAGCGTTTTGAGGATAACCTACGCGACGAGTGGTCCCGCGCATGGGCCGACATGCGGGAGGACTTGGGGTCGGATGCGGACGAGGCAACAAAGATCGAAGTCGGCAAGAAGCTGCTACGTAAATTGCGAGACTCAACATTCATCACCGTTCGCGAGCGCTATAATGATCAGTTTTTCTCGCGGGGAAAGCGTCATGAGCTAGCCGATCGTGGAGACATCGGCTGGCACCCAGATTTTCAGACCCGACTAGAGGCGCTATTGTCCAAAGTTACAACCGCACAGGCCTAG
- a CDS encoding PaaX family transcriptional regulator, giving the protein MSVHVPPDDVGAPRAQAGPNPQHLLTTLLGEYLDSSDAGLPSMAVVAMLGEFGISEPSARAALSRLTKRGLIAVRGSGRPSVYHLTPQAIARHRSRMDHFLSFGARPPQWTGEWVTVCFSIPQSRQAQSRQAQSDKAESRPAESGQAPRHAVRKALGALGFARLYDSVWIRPGSDTGPVTRALHDILDDVDGGRWSVMHTRFDEETGPHGPAAAYDLAGLASAYEAFIAEYSDLRAAVRNGEIDASRALVARTSVMDSWRKFPDIDPNLPEHLLPAPWPRQAARDLMLEIHSALGSLAEARLIQVVTPYWPDAASWITHFNASENSLSAPAGGDG; this is encoded by the coding sequence GTGAGTGTCCATGTGCCTCCGGACGACGTCGGAGCCCCCCGGGCGCAGGCCGGCCCCAACCCGCAGCACCTGCTGACGACCCTGCTCGGTGAGTACCTCGACTCCTCGGACGCCGGCCTTCCGTCGATGGCGGTGGTCGCGATGCTCGGGGAGTTCGGCATCAGCGAGCCCAGCGCGCGGGCCGCGTTGTCCCGGCTGACCAAGCGTGGCCTGATAGCCGTGCGGGGATCCGGACGGCCGTCGGTGTACCACCTCACGCCACAGGCGATCGCCAGGCACCGTTCCCGGATGGATCACTTCCTGAGCTTCGGCGCGCGCCCGCCGCAGTGGACCGGCGAGTGGGTGACCGTCTGCTTCTCGATCCCCCAGTCTCGGCAGGCACAGTCTCGGCAGGCACAGTCCGACAAGGCGGAGTCTCGCCCAGCAGAGTCCGGTCAGGCCCCACGGCACGCGGTCCGCAAGGCGTTGGGGGCGCTGGGGTTCGCGCGGCTGTACGACAGCGTGTGGATCCGGCCCGGATCCGACACCGGTCCGGTGACCCGGGCGCTGCACGACATCCTGGACGACGTCGACGGTGGTCGATGGTCGGTGATGCACACCCGGTTCGACGAGGAGACCGGCCCGCATGGCCCGGCCGCCGCCTACGATCTGGCCGGCCTCGCCTCTGCTTACGAGGCGTTCATCGCGGAGTATTCGGATCTGCGGGCGGCCGTCCGGAATGGGGAGATCGACGCGAGCCGGGCGCTGGTGGCCCGGACCTCCGTCATGGATTCCTGGCGGAAGTTCCCGGACATCGATCCGAACCTTCCCGAGCATCTCCTACCGGCGCCATGGCCCCGCCAGGCCGCCAGGGACCTCATGCTGGAGATCCATTCGGCTCTGGGCTCGCTCGCCGAGGCGCGGCTCATCCAGGTCGTGACGCCGTACTGGCCGGACGCCGCTTCCTGGATCACCCACTTCAACGCGTCGGAGAACTCCCTTTCGGCCCCGGCCGGCGGGGACGGCTGA